The Cryomorphaceae bacterium 1068 region ATCGGAAGCTTTGTCAACACAAAAGTCGGGATGGTCTGAAATCCATTAAAAACGGGGTATTCAGGATTTACCGTACTAATTCGAATTCCTCTTTGTTCAATCGTTCCGTAGCCCTCTTTTTGAAGGGTAAATGCATAAGTTCCAACGGGAGCTCCGCCCAACTGCCACTGCCCGACATTGTCAGCGTCAAGGAAAAACTCACGGAAGCCCACTTCGAGTTGAAGCTCCACTCCGTCGCGCTCTTCATACAAGGGCTGCTGAAACTCATTTTGAGTCAATACCTTTCCTCTGATCCCTATGCTGCTGGGGAAATCACTTTCGTCATCACCATCATTGTTGCATGACGCCAATACTAGAAGCAAAAACAGGGTGTAAAAGAAACTGCGTTTAATCATTTTACTCGGAGTGAAAAACGTAATAGTGCGCAAGATAAAACAATTCCGTTGATGGGATTCCCTACCAATAGAGAGATACGAAGATAGGATTGTAAATAGTTTTAGCTCTTGGAATCGTCGAAAAGGTAGAAGTCACGGGTCAACTCAACATATTCTTCGCTGTATTGATGTCTGCCGTATTTTTCGATGACCAACTCGGCACGTTCTGTTGGTTGATTGCTTTTTCCAAAAACTCCCATAATGCGGTGAAAAGGTTTCGTCGCCGTTGGCTTTACTTCTGTTCTTCTTTCTTCAAAGAATCCGATTTTGCGCATCGCAGCGCTGAAAGCGATGTAGGTCTCAGTCGGGTAAATCACTGCTATTTTTCCATTTTCAGCCAGTAGGGCAGTGGCTTTCGCCAAATCACCAGGGCTCAGTGTATGGGCGTGCCGCGCTTCGGTTCTACCTTCATTCTCTGAGACCAGAGAATTGGTGAAAAATGGAGGATTAGAGACGATCAGGTCGAAACGATCTTCCGTTTTAAAGTCTTGAATGTTGGTCTTGACCAGTTTTAGCCTTTCGGCGAATGGGGAATTCCTAAAATTGAACTCCGCATCATAAAGTGCATCACTGTTGGGTTCAATAGCCGTAATGCGCGCGTCAGGAAATCGCTGTGTCAACATCAAAGCAATGAGCCCGGTACCTGCTCCGATATCAAGAATTTTTTTGGGAACTCCTCTACCGGCCCATGCTCCCAATAGAACTCCATCCGTGCCCACTTTCATTGGTGCGTGGTTCTGGCGGATCGTGAATTGCTTAAAACGGAAGGGTCTGCTCACTCTATTTATTCACATCCACGAGTCCTTCGGGAAGGTCCACCAAGATTTGTTTTTTTGCCTTATCGACTTTTTTTACGAAAAGGTCGTTTATGGGAATTAAGACTTCTGCTTTTCCATCATTCACTTCAAGCAGTGGATTATTGGAGTAGTCCAATACTTTCAAAACCATTCCTAAGTTTCCGTGACTCTCATCGATTACCTCCATGCCTTCCAAGTCGTGCAAATAATATTCGTCTCCGGGAAGTGGGGGAAGATCTGTCAAAGGCAGGTAAACTCGTTTGCCTGAAAGTCTCACCGAGTCATCTTTGGTTTCAACGCCTTCCAGTTTTATATCGGCATAACCATCGTTTTTCAATCGAAAAACATCAATAAAAAATGGAGTTAATACCCCGTTTAAATCTACCAGAATCCGATCTAGTTCTTGGTAGTTTTCGGGTTCATCCACATCGAGAAATAGAGAGAGCTCCCCTTTAAAACCTTTGCTCTTGGCAATGTGTCCTAAGTTGAAACAGTCTTTGTGAGATAATATCATAGGTATAAAAAAACCTTCGACAGAATCTGCCGAAGGTTTTCGAATTTGATGATTGGAAAAGAATTACTTCTTCTCTTCCTCTTTGTTTTCTTTTTCTTCAGCAGGAGCTTCTTCCTTCGCTTCGGCTTTAGGCTCTTCACCTTTCTCTTCCTTAGCAGGAGCTTCTTCTTTTGCCTCTTCGGCCTTAGCTTCTACAGGATCAGCTTCGGGAGTGGGTACAGGAGTTTTCTCCTCAGCTGTTCCTTCAGCTACTTCAGCTTTCTCTTCCTTAGCAGGAGCTTCTTCTTTTGCTTCAGCTTTCGGCTCTTCAGCTTGAGCTGGAGCTTCTTCAACTTTAGCCTCTTCCGCCGGAGCTGCTTCCGCTTCAGCAGCAGGAGTTTCTTCAGTAGGAGCTTCCGCTTGATCTACAGGAGTTTCAGTCGCTTCAGCAACTTCCTCTGCTACAGGTTCAGGAGTATTGGCAGCGGCAATAGCGGCTGCACGTGCTTGGCTCTTTTCAGCTTCAGCCGCAAGTCTTTCTTTTCTGGCGGTATCAGATGCGGTATCCAAGCCTTTTTGTTTGGCTTCGATTTTCTCTTGTTTCTGTTCCAACCAAGCAGTAAAACGCTTTTCGGCTTCCTCTTCAGAGAATGCACCTTTTTGAACACCTCTCATGAGGTGATTCTTGTAAAGCACACCTTTGTAAGACAAAATTGCTCTTGCCGTATCAGTTGGTTGTGCTCCGTTTACCAACCACTGCGCTGCAGTATCTACGTCTACCTCTATAGTAGCCGGGTTGGTGTTGGGGTTGTAGAATCCGAGGCGCTCAATGTATTTACCATCTCGTGGTGAACGCGCGTCAGCGGCTACGATGTGGAAGTAAGGTTGTCCTTTTCTTCCGTGACGTTGAAGTCTAATTTTTACTGGCATAAATCATTAAATATTGAGGTACGAAAACCTCCGTTATTAATTTTTAGGGCCGCAAATATCTGCTTTTTATTTGAATACGCGAAGGAAATGATCAGTTTTTAAGAGAATAAACTGCACTGATCAGTTTGCAGGATTCCATTTACTGAGGTCAAAGGTATATTTTTGAGGCCATGAGTCTTGTAGAAAGTATTGTTGAATTGGTAAAGGCCACCTTTGAAGGAGAAGGTACCGGCCACGATTGGTACCACATCGATCGGGTTAGAAAAGTAGCTCTGAAACTCGCACAGTCCGAGGGAGCAGACATGGAGGTAGTTGAGTTGGCTGCTTTGCTCCACGATATTGCAGATCACAAATTTCACGACAACGACCTTACTGCAGGGCCTGCCAAGGCGAAGTCGATCATATTGGAATATGGAGGCGATCAGGAACTTGCCGATCGGGTGAGCACGATCATCACCGAAACCAGCTTTAAAGGCGCAGGGGTTGAAACGCCCGTTTCATCCATCGAGTCGGCCGTGGTGCAAGATGCCGACAGGCTCGATGCCATTGGTGCCATCGGGATAGCAAGAACATTCGCTTATGGAGGCCACCGCAACCAACCCATTCACGATCCTGTACTGGAGCCTACTCTTCACGGCAATTTCGAGGCTTACGCCAAAACGCGGACATCTACGATCAACCATTTCTACGAAAAGCTACTTCTACTAAAGGATAGAATGAATACGAATTCAGGCAAGGGAATGGCAGAGGAAAGACACGCTTTTATGGAATCGTTTCTGGAGCAGTTTCATAGAGAATGGGAGGGGAGACGGTGATCGAATAAGTCACTTCCGACTTATTAATTCTTATTAACACCGCCTCAAATTCGGAATGGGATTCGGTATTTTTGTGTCAAACAGCACCCCACCCATGTTTCTGATTTTTGATACCGAGACCACCGGTCTTCCCAATAATTACAATGCTCCTGTAACCGATAGCGAGAACTGGCCCCGAGTCGTTCAGATCGCTTGGCAGTTGCACGACGAAACGGGAAAACTGATCTCGGCCGAAAATCTGATTGTAAAACCGGATGGTTTTACCATTCCGTACAACTCAGTGAAAATTCACGGGATTACCACCGAGCGAGCGCTGGAAGAGGGGCTTCCTCTCACAGAAGTCTTGGCGAGATTTGAAGAGGCTCGAGCCAAAGCCAAATACGTTGCCGGTCACAACATTGAATTCGACGTCAACGTCATCGGTGCTGAATTCTTCAGAGCAGGATTGCCTTATCCCGTCGTTGATGCGCCTCAGCTCGATACCAAAGATCTTTCGACTGAGTATTGTGCCATTCCCGGTGGAAGAGGCGGTAAGTTTAAATGGCCTACACTCACCGAACTCCACCACAAATTATTCGGAGTGGGGTTTGAAGATGCCCACGATGCGGCTTACGATGTGGACGCAACGGCAAAGTGCTTCTTCGCGCTGATCGAGCGAAAAGTCTTCACGGTCGACGAAGTAACCAATCCCGCCGAGATCGTTTACGAGCCACCGACATTAGCCGCAGCCAATTTCAAGAAGGCTCCCGAAATGGCTCCCGAAACGGCCACCGACCTCAAGCAGGTCAATAAAGCTGATATCGGAGAGATGGAAGACATGGTCTTCGCACACCTTCATTGCCACACGCAGTTTTCGATACTCCAATCTACGTCTACTGTGGGTAGTTTGGTGGCTAAGGCCAAAGAATACGGCATGCCTGCCGTGGCAATGACCGATCATGGAAATATGATGGCGGCCTTTCACTTCGTGCGTGAGGCTTTGGCAAATGATGTCACTCCGATTGTGGGTTGTGAATTCAACCTTAGCGCTGATCTCGCTGACAAAACCAAAAAAGACAACGGATACCAGACCGTTCTTTTGGCCAAGAATAAGGCGGGTTACCACAATTTGGCCAAGCTTTCTTCGATCTCATTCACTCAAGGGTTTTACTACGTTCCTCGAATCGATCGCAAAACACTTATCGAACTAAAAGGAGACATCATTGCCACCACTGGTGGACTTTGGGGAGAGGTGCCTTTCTTGATTCTAAACGTTGGCGAAAGCCAAGCTGAGGAGGCCTTCGTTTGGTGGAAAGAGCAATTCGGTGAGGATTTTTACATCGAGCTCAATCGTCACGGAATTCCGGAAGAGGACATCGTTAACGAGACGTTGATCAAGTTCGGAGAGAAGTATGGCGTAAAAGCAATCGCTTCAAACAATACCTATTACACCGATAAAAGTGATGCCACCACACACGACATTCTGCTCTGTGTGCGCGATGCCGAATCGGTGAACAAACCGAAGAAATACGTTGGAAAGCGCGGGCGCGAATACCGCTATGGCTTTCCCAACGACGAGTTTTATTTCAAGTCGGGGGATGAGATGAAGAAGCTCTTTGCCGACATGCCGCAGGCCATTGAGAATATGGAAGAACTGTTGGCAAAATTCGAGAGTTACGAGCTAGCGAGCGAAGTACTTCTGCCCAAATTTGATATTCCTGAGCAATTTCTTGATGCCAAGGATAATGAAGACGGCGGAAAAAGAGGAGAGAACGCCTACCTGCGCCATCTTACTCTTGAAGGCGCGAAGAAGCGCTATGGGGAAATCACTCCCGAAATTCAGGAGCGCCTCGATTTTGAGCTGCAAACTATCGAGAACACCGGCTATCCGGGTTACTTTTTGATCGTTCAGGATTTTTGCCGAGAGGCTCGCGATCAGGGTGTTTCCGTTGGGCCAGGCCGTGGGTCCGCCGCAGGATCGGCTGTAGCCTATTGCATTGGTATCACGAATGTGGATCCGATCAAGTACGACCTCCTTTTCGAGCGTTTCCTCAATCCCGATCGTGTATCGCTTCCCGATATCGATATCGACTTTGACGACGAAGGCCGCCAAAAAGTAATCGATTATGTAATTGAAAAATATGGTTCCAATCAGGTAGCTCAAATTATAACCTACGGGACGATGGCGGCCAAATCGTCTGTACGCGATGCAGGTCGTGTGATGGAGTTGTCTCTTTCTGATACTGATCGCATTGCGAAGCTTATCCCCAACTCGAAGCTGAAGAAGCTGTTCAAAATGGACGACAAGACCATCAAAGACAGTTTTCGCGATGATGAGGTGGTTGGTATCAATGAACTTTTGGCTTTAGCCAAAGGAAAAGGATTGGAGTCGGACGTGGTGAACCAGGCCCACTCTATGGAGGGTTCTGTCAGGAATACCGGGATTCATGCCTGTGGAGTGATCATTACCCCTGATGACATCACCAAATTCGTTCCTGTCGCTCTTGCGAAGGACAGCGACATGTGGTGTACGCAGTTCGACAACTCCGTGGTAGAAGATGCCGGACTACTCAAGATGGACTTCCTCGGGTTGAAAACGCTTACCCTGATTAAGGATGCCGTGGTGATTGTAAAAGAGCGGTATGGGACTGATATTGATCCCGATGAAATTCCACTAGACGACCCAAAAACGTACGAGCTTTTCCAGCGCGGTGATACAGTTGGAGTTTTCCAATACGAATCGCCAGGGATGCAGGCGCATATGAAGGACTTGAAGCCGACGACCTTTGATGACCTCATTGCCATGAACGCCCTCTACCGTCCGGGGCCGATGGAGTACATTCCCAGCTTCATTCGCCGGAAGCACGGAGAAGAGGAAATTTCTTACGACTTGCCTGATTGCGAAGAGCTTTTGACCAGTACCTACGGAATCACCGTCTACCAAGAGCAGGTGATGTTGCTTTCGCAAAAATTGGCTGATTTCACCAAAGGTGAGGCCGACGTTTTGCGAAAGGCAATGGGTAAGAAGAAGCACGATGTCCTGGCCAAAATGAAGCCTCAGTTCATCGAGCAGGCCAAAGCCAAGGGCCACGATGAAAAGGTACTGGAAAAGATTTGGAAGGATTGGGAAGCTTTTGCATCCTACGCCTTCAACAAGTCTCACTCCACTTGCTACGCTTGGGTGGCCTTTCAAACGGCGTATCTTAAGGCTAATTATCCCGCAGCCTACATGGCTTCGGTGCTCAGCAATAACATGAACGATATCAAGCAGGTGACCTTCTTTATGGAAGAGTGTCGCCGCTTGGGAACGCCTGTACTCGGGCCGAGTGTGAATGAGTCAAATCTGAAATTCACTGTCAACGAAAACGATCAAATTCGCTTTGGAATGGCGGCCATCAAAGGAGTAGGGGGGAATGCCGTGCGTGCCATTGTCGAAGAGCGCGAAGCCAACGGTCCTTACAAAGATATTTATGACTTCGTGACGCGTACGGACAAGAGACACGTCAACAGAAAATGCTTGGAAAACCTAGCATTGGCAGGAGCCTTGGACTGTTTTGAATCCGTTCACCGCAGTCAGTACTTTGCCGAGACAGCGAGTGGTGCCAACTTCGCCGAACAATTGGTGAAATTTGGAGGAGCCTTGCAAGATTCACAGGATGCCCCACCCGACCTTTTCGGAAATACCGTAGCCGTAGAAGTGCAAACTCCCGTAGCCCCTCCTGTGGCTCCATGGGGTACACTGGAGCGATTGAACAAAGAGAAGGAAGTAGTCGGGATTTACATCTCAGCCCATCCACTTGACGATTTTAAGCTGGAGCTTGAAAACTTCACCCGTGGTGATATTCGATTGCTCAGCGACCTCCATCCGATCAATGGAAAGGAATTGGCATTAGCCGGAATGATGGGAGCCGTTCAGCACCGTATGAGCAAAAACGGAAATCCCTTTGGAACTTTCGAGCTGGAAGACTTTTTCGATACCCATAAGTTCTTCCTTTTTGCTGAAGACTACTTGAAGTTGAAACACTTTTTGATCACAGGAGCTTTCGTATTGGTTCGTGGGAAGGTCATGCCCAAGAAATGGAGCAAGACAGGTGAGTTGGAATTTAAAATTACAGGAATCGAATTGCTAAATGAGCTCAGGGAGAAGCGCACCAAGAAAGTGCTGCTCGAGGTTAGAGCTGAGGATATTTCCGAGGAGTTACTGAAAGGATTGGAGCCGCTAATGCACAAAAATGGAAACGGAGGCACCTGCGCTGTGGAGTTTCGTGTGGTTGATCCTGTGCGAAAACTTTCCGTTCGTATGCCATCTCGATCTATGAGAATAGATTTATCCAATGATTCCATAAAGCAATTAGATACCATTCACGGAGTCAGCTACAAGTTAAAGGCTTAATTTTGTGCCCTATTTGAACAACGTCGTTTAGTTGTCAAAGCGACAACGAAACTTGAAATACTTTTGATCTCAAATTATACTATCATGGCAGTTGAATTTACACAAGCAAACTTCGAAGAAATGGCACTTAAATCAGACAAACCGGTTTTGATCGATTTCTGGGCAGAATGGTGCGGACCATGCAGAATGGTCGGACCTGTAGTCGAAGAGATTGCAAAAGAATACGATGGAAAAGCCGTTATCGGAAAAGTAAACGTGGATGAGAATCCTGAAATTTCGATGAAGTACGGAATCCGTAACATTCCTACGATCCTTTTCTTGAAGAATGGAGAAGTAGTTGATAAGAGTGTAGGAGCTGTTCCTAAGAACGTTCTGACTGAAAAGCTTGATAGCCAAATGTAATCTGTGGCTGCCTGAATAATCCGCTACCTGCGTTATTCTTGTTTTGTAATCAGTCATTGACATTTGTCAACTCCCTGAATTCCAAAACTTCGAAAGCCTTGTTATCGAATTTTCATTTCAGCCACATTATTTGTTGTTAGTTCAGGCTAACTTTAAAAGTAATTAAAAGCGCCCCTAAGGCGCTTTTTTTGGTTTAGCACCGTTGGTTTTTCTAACTTCGACTTTATGCCATTAAACATTGATCGCAATCGGTACCAAAACCTCACCAAGGTTGAATTCTTGGCCAAACAAGTGGTGGAGGGTTTCATTACCGGATTACATAAAAGTCCTTTTCACGGTTTCTCGGTAGAGTTTGCCGAACACCGTATATACAATACAGGCGAGAGCACGCGACACATCGATTGGAAACTCGCAGCCAGAACAGAGAAGCTTTTCGTAAAACGCTACGAGGAGGAGACCAATTTACGCTGTC contains the following coding sequences:
- a CDS encoding methyltransferase, which translates into the protein MKVGTDGVLLGAWAGRGVPKKILDIGAGTGLIALMLTQRFPDARITAIEPNSDALYDAEFNFRNSPFAERLKLVKTNIQDFKTEDRFDLIVSNPPFFTNSLVSENEGRTEARHAHTLSPGDLAKATALLAENGKIAVIYPTETYIAFSAAMRKIGFFEERRTEVKPTATKPFHRIMGVFGKSNQPTERAELVIEKYGRHQYSEEYVELTRDFYLFDDSKS
- the rimM gene encoding ribosome maturation factor RimM (Essential for efficient processing of 16S rRNA); this translates as MILSHKDCFNLGHIAKSKGFKGELSLFLDVDEPENYQELDRILVDLNGVLTPFFIDVFRLKNDGYADIKLEGVETKDDSVRLSGKRVYLPLTDLPPLPGDEYYLHDLEGMEVIDESHGNLGMVLKVLDYSNNPLLEVNDGKAEVLIPINDLFVKKVDKAKKQILVDLPEGLVDVNK
- a CDS encoding HD domain-containing protein; amino-acid sequence: MSLVESIVELVKATFEGEGTGHDWYHIDRVRKVALKLAQSEGADMEVVELAALLHDIADHKFHDNDLTAGPAKAKSIILEYGGDQELADRVSTIITETSFKGAGVETPVSSIESAVVQDADRLDAIGAIGIARTFAYGGHRNQPIHDPVLEPTLHGNFEAYAKTRTSTINHFYEKLLLLKDRMNTNSGKGMAEERHAFMESFLEQFHREWEGRR
- the dnaE gene encoding DNA polymerase III subunit alpha, with the protein product MFLIFDTETTGLPNNYNAPVTDSENWPRVVQIAWQLHDETGKLISAENLIVKPDGFTIPYNSVKIHGITTERALEEGLPLTEVLARFEEARAKAKYVAGHNIEFDVNVIGAEFFRAGLPYPVVDAPQLDTKDLSTEYCAIPGGRGGKFKWPTLTELHHKLFGVGFEDAHDAAYDVDATAKCFFALIERKVFTVDEVTNPAEIVYEPPTLAAANFKKAPEMAPETATDLKQVNKADIGEMEDMVFAHLHCHTQFSILQSTSTVGSLVAKAKEYGMPAVAMTDHGNMMAAFHFVREALANDVTPIVGCEFNLSADLADKTKKDNGYQTVLLAKNKAGYHNLAKLSSISFTQGFYYVPRIDRKTLIELKGDIIATTGGLWGEVPFLILNVGESQAEEAFVWWKEQFGEDFYIELNRHGIPEEDIVNETLIKFGEKYGVKAIASNNTYYTDKSDATTHDILLCVRDAESVNKPKKYVGKRGREYRYGFPNDEFYFKSGDEMKKLFADMPQAIENMEELLAKFESYELASEVLLPKFDIPEQFLDAKDNEDGGKRGENAYLRHLTLEGAKKRYGEITPEIQERLDFELQTIENTGYPGYFLIVQDFCREARDQGVSVGPGRGSAAGSAVAYCIGITNVDPIKYDLLFERFLNPDRVSLPDIDIDFDDEGRQKVIDYVIEKYGSNQVAQIITYGTMAAKSSVRDAGRVMELSLSDTDRIAKLIPNSKLKKLFKMDDKTIKDSFRDDEVVGINELLALAKGKGLESDVVNQAHSMEGSVRNTGIHACGVIITPDDITKFVPVALAKDSDMWCTQFDNSVVEDAGLLKMDFLGLKTLTLIKDAVVIVKERYGTDIDPDEIPLDDPKTYELFQRGDTVGVFQYESPGMQAHMKDLKPTTFDDLIAMNALYRPGPMEYIPSFIRRKHGEEEISYDLPDCEELLTSTYGITVYQEQVMLLSQKLADFTKGEADVLRKAMGKKKHDVLAKMKPQFIEQAKAKGHDEKVLEKIWKDWEAFASYAFNKSHSTCYAWVAFQTAYLKANYPAAYMASVLSNNMNDIKQVTFFMEECRRLGTPVLGPSVNESNLKFTVNENDQIRFGMAAIKGVGGNAVRAIVEEREANGPYKDIYDFVTRTDKRHVNRKCLENLALAGALDCFESVHRSQYFAETASGANFAEQLVKFGGALQDSQDAPPDLFGNTVAVEVQTPVAPPVAPWGTLERLNKEKEVVGIYISAHPLDDFKLELENFTRGDIRLLSDLHPINGKELALAGMMGAVQHRMSKNGNPFGTFELEDFFDTHKFFLFAEDYLKLKHFLITGAFVLVRGKVMPKKWSKTGELEFKITGIELLNELREKRTKKVLLEVRAEDISEELLKGLEPLMHKNGNGGTCAVEFRVVDPVRKLSVRMPSRSMRIDLSNDSIKQLDTIHGVSYKLKA
- the trxA gene encoding thioredoxin — protein: MAVEFTQANFEEMALKSDKPVLIDFWAEWCGPCRMVGPVVEEIAKEYDGKAVIGKVNVDENPEISMKYGIRNIPTILFLKNGEVVDKSVGAVPKNVLTEKLDSQM